Proteins from a single region of Mucilaginibacter daejeonensis:
- a CDS encoding alpha/beta hydrolase — MKSTIIFIHGMFQNAKSWDQWVAHFSAKGYNCIAESWPLHEGEPADLRANVPAGLGELRLATVIDKYRQLAAAQTEKPILIGHSVGGLIVQVLVNEGLAKLGVPISSVAPNAMIAFDWGFVKNSALITNPFKGDDPFIMDVESFQASFTNTMTPDQTQEAWERTATNDSRNVLRDCLGEDGKVDVDLPHVPMLFIAGEEDRIIPYELNEKNAKAYNDELSSTTTRTFGGKGHFICGQPGYEEVISVVDEWIQQKEEAPAQPVASAAISH, encoded by the coding sequence ATGAAAAGCACCATCATTTTTATCCACGGCATGTTCCAAAATGCCAAAAGCTGGGACCAGTGGGTAGCCCATTTCAGCGCGAAGGGATATAATTGTATAGCCGAGTCGTGGCCGTTACATGAGGGCGAGCCGGCCGATCTGCGGGCCAACGTACCAGCCGGACTAGGCGAACTGCGCCTGGCCACCGTGATCGACAAGTATCGGCAATTAGCGGCCGCTCAAACCGAGAAGCCTATACTGATCGGCCACTCAGTAGGCGGACTCATCGTGCAAGTATTGGTGAACGAGGGCTTGGCCAAGTTAGGTGTACCCATCAGTTCGGTAGCGCCAAACGCCATGATCGCATTCGACTGGGGTTTTGTGAAGAACAGCGCCCTGATCACCAACCCATTTAAAGGCGACGACCCATTCATTATGGATGTGGAAAGCTTCCAGGCATCATTCACCAACACCATGACGCCTGACCAAACTCAGGAAGCCTGGGAACGCACTGCCACTAACGACAGCCGTAACGTACTGCGCGACTGCCTGGGCGAGGATGGCAAGGTGGATGTTGACCTGCCACATGTACCGATGCTGTTCATAGCCGGCGAGGAAGACCGAATCATTCCGTACGAATTGAATGAAAAGAACGCCAAGGCGTATAACGATGAATTAAGCAGCACTACTACCCGCACCTTTGGCGGCAAGGGCCATTTCATATGCGGCCAGCCCGGCTATGAGGAAGTGATCAGCGTGGTTGATGAGTGGATACAGCAAAAAGAAGAAGCACCTGCTCAGCCTGTGGCATCGGCAGCCATCAGCCATTAA